The genomic segment TCGTAGGTAAGTCCGAATTTGATCCCAGTCAGATCAATCGTTTCTTCCTTGGTAGCCGCAAGGAATTGGCCCGCCGTACCCAATCCCGAAAATCCTGCCGTGGTAAGTGTGAAGGCAGTGGGCGATTGGCTTTTCGTATTCATTTTCTCTTGGTCAAAACTAGCAAAAAGCCTGAGTTTTGGCATTAACTGGTAACTGGCACCGAAAGAGAATTTTTGAGAGGAAAACAAATAACCCCCATCAGCTGTGCTGTAAATACCTCCATCGGTTCTCAAGAGAATGACTTCGTTGTTATATGAACCCTTTCCGTTGATGAGGAGCGGACCATAGACAAGTAAATCTGCAAACAAAGTAACATCTGAATTTAGATCGTACTCAAAACCTGCACCCACAAGACCTGCAATTCCTTGTGCAGTTGTTTTTTGCGTACCAAAATAAGAGGGGACACCTGCACCTAACAATGATCCTTCAAAGGATTGGTCAACGACTCTCAAAACATATTTTGGTAGAATCCGAAAGTTAGGGGCTATCGATAGAGTCAGACCCAAGTTAAAATCATTATAATTGAGTTTGTAAGTACCTTCTTTGATGCCGATACCCGCTGGATAAAAGGAGCGCCACTCATAGTCCCGCGAATGACCATTCAATTGGACTCCAAAGAATGCATGGCTGACAAGCCCACTGCCTAAAGATTGGTAGTAATCGGCACCCAATTGGTTGATGAGATCAAGCCCTCTGCCGTTTTCCCATTTTTGGTTCAAGTCCACTAGAAAATAATCTGCAAATGTCGATCTCTTTTCGATGTCTGTCTTGACACCACCATAAAACAATCCACCGCGCACTCTTAGGGCGCTTCCTTCTACCTTACCTTGGGCCAATAAACTAGAGAAAAGGCTGGAGGAAATAAACGAGAAGATAATGAGAAAGAGAAACTTGTGTACCATAGATCCTTCCTATTGTAATTGAAATCATGTCCTAAGATTTCTGCGTACCCAAAAAAATCATGCAGAATTTTGAGATGATCTGAACTTCGTTAACTATAAAACGACATTTTCCGACCCATCCACCTGTCGACTTTGATAAATTAGATTGCACAATTATTTCATAATGTTGGAATGAAATGACACAAAAAGAGAGAAATTTCCTTTTATGAGGATGGAACAATGAGTTTGGATTGGCTTTCGTTTTCCTACCATTCCGTAGGCGTTTTTGCTGCATACCTCATCATTTTTTTGATGAGCATCTTTCTATTGACCAAAAAGGACAAAAGCGTTTCCACCTGGTGGCTTGCCATCATGTTTACTGGCTATAGCTTTATGCTGCTTGGATACGTACTTGCCTATTCGATAAACGCCCCCTTCGGCGCATACCATCGATTCATTACTATGGTAGCGCTCCTTGGAAACGCAGGTATGTTAGGATTTGCATATTACTTTCCTAAATTGGATTACCCAAAGGAAACAAAGTATCTATTACCGGTTCTTTTATTGATCATCCTTGCAACCTATATTCAATTTGTGGCGAAAGGATCTGGATTAGAAAAGATTTATAACTTTACTGCACACTTTTATACCTTTGATTATGGTGCCGAACACTCACTTATTTTGCTTTCTACCCAAACAATCGCTCTCATAATCCTCATTCGCAAAACTATTAAAAATTCAGATTATGATGGAATACTACTACGCTGGAATGATAAACCCCACTCTCTAGGTGCCTATCCAATCTATTATCTTTCCAATTTCTTGATCAAATGGATGAAATTCATCTCTCCACTCGGGAAAGAAGCACAAGCCACAAAAAGCTTTTCTAAAGCTATTTTTATTTTTTTGATTATAGCTGTATCGAATGTTCTGAATAAGATGGGCATCATCTCTTACGAGGTATATGCTTTCATTTTTGCAAACGTAACTTTAGTAATTTGTTTTTATATTTTAATTACATATATCAATCATTCACCAGAGCCAACTACTTTCATGTTCAAACTAGTGGGACTGAGTTTGGTTACCGTACTATTGGTACTTGGTTTTGTTGGAAATATCACTTTGAGTATGAATGAAAAGGAATACGATGAATTGAAAAAAGCACAAATTGTTGGTATCAAAAAAGATATATTGAACAGACAGTTTGCAGGTTTACCGCAAGAAATCGAATACATCCTCACTAAGCCCAAGGACAATTCACTATTTTCGGATGAATTGGTTTTAGAATACAACAGAAATCCTTCCGACTTAAATTTGGATGATATCAAAAGAGGGATCAAAAAACAAAAAGATTACCTATTAAAAGATTCTCTGACCAAAGTCATGAAAAAGAATGGAAGGAAATTCGGCAAAGAGACTCCAACTAAAGAAGAACAAAAAGAGGCATTGGAATTATTCAAAAAGTCAAGACAATACCAAAATCTCGTTCAAGAAGAGACAAAAGATTTTCAAAGACTTTACAGAGAGGCTAAGTCGAGGTATACACATTTTGATTTTGTAGATGAGAACAAAAAATACGAGATCGGATATTCCTACGATTTGTATAGAAACTTTACTCACCAAAATACGATCAAAATTATAGGTACAATATTTTTCACTACAATCTTGATTTTACTCGTTTTCCCACGATTCTTTTACTCAAGTTTGGTTAAGCCACTTAACGATTTGTTATCTGGGGTGACAAAAGTAAATGAAGGAAATCTGGACATAGAGGTACCAATCAAGGTGAAAGATGAGATTGGATTTTTATCTAGTTCCTTCAACTCGATGGTAACTTCCATTAAACAAGCAAGGCGAGAGCTACAAGATTATGCCGAGAATCTTGAAGTAAAGGTGAAGGAAAGGACTCGTGAAGTTAGAGAAAAAATGGAAGAAGTCCAACAGTTGAAAATCCAACAGGATGGAGACTACTTCCTGACTTCCCTTCTCGCAAAACCACTCTTTTTCAATGCAAATAAATCCAAACTTGTACCTACTGAATTCTTGATCAAACAAAAGAAGAGATTTGAGTTTAAGTCAAAAACTGCTGACCTCGGTGGAGATATTTGTATCACTGGAAATCTAAAGTTTGGAACACCTGAAAATTTTAAAACTTACATTATGGCAATGAATGGTGATGCTATGGGTAAGTCTATGCAAGGGGCTGGTGGTTCTCTAGTAATGGGAGTAGTATTCAATGCCATCATGTCTCGATCTGCTTCCAATAAAAAAATCCTAAATACCACACCGAGAGAATGGCTTACAGATGTTTACAATGAGGTAAATGCTGTCTTCAAATCGTTTAACGGAACTATGGTGATTTCAGCAACGGTGATTCTTGTAGAGGAAAAATCTGGTGAGATGATTTACTTTAATGCGGAACATCCTGCGACCATCCTCTACCGTGATGGTAAAGCATCCTTTATCGAAAAAGAACTATTACTCCGAAAGTTAGGCCAAGAATCGGAATTTGAATTTAAAATCCAAGAATTCAAACTATTGCCAGGTGATGCCATCATAATGGGTTCCGATGGAAAAGATGATATCGATCTAAGTCCCAATTCTGAATCAAGGACAATCAACGAAGATGAAAACCTTGTACTCTCTTTGATTGAAAAAACAGGGGGGAATATATTTCAAATGGAGTCTGCAATCCAAGAACTTGGAGCAATCACAGACGATTTGTCATTTTTGAGATTAGATTTCCAACCAATCGGAGTCAGGGAAGGTCAGCAGGCAATTTCGGAATCCCCAGTCACACAATCTTATGAAGAGGAAGAACTATCATTCAAAGACGAAGATTCCAATTTCAATCTTTCTGAAGTATACCAAGAGAGCAAACAATTGTACCGTGAAGGGAAGGTAAATGCTGCACTCGGATTGCTCATGCGAGCAAGATCATTAGAACCAAATAATCAAAAATTAAATAAGTTACTTGGACTTATGAGCTTTAAAGGAAAGGACTATGCGACCGCAGTTGAAGTTTTGAGCCAGTATCTACAAATGGATCCAGATACGGAAGAATTATGGTATTACCTATCTTTATCTCAGAAAAAAATGGGACGATATCTTTCTTCACTCGAAGCTTCCAAAAAAGTTTATGAACTTTCTCCTGAAAACGTAAATAACTTGGTCAACCTTTCTGACCTCAACCGACTAACAGGAAAATACGAGGAATCAAGAAAGTATTCGGAAAGAGCCTTGGAGTTGGATCCCGACAACCAAAATGCAAAAAAGATCTTAAAATACTTGGATAAAGTTTAAATTTTAAGGCGAATTTTATCTCTTGTTTGGTTGGCTTTCAAACGGGCCGTTTCGATGGACTCTGCCCGTGCAAGAGCAACTCCCATCCTTCTCCTTCCTTTGATCTCTGGCTTTCCAAAAAGCCTTAGATCAACATTTAGCTCTGAGAGTGCCTCTTCTAGGCCATAAAAAATTGGAGCCTCCTCTTCTGCGGTAAATAGGATGGCAGAGGATGCGGACGGTCCGTACTCAATGATTTCTGGAATTGGCAAACCAAGCAAAGCACGTACATGGAGAGAAAATTCAGAATAGTTTTGGCTAACCAATGTAACCAATCCTGTATCATGTGGTCTCGGTGAAACTTCGCTGAAGTAAACTTCATCTCCTTTCACAAACAATTCAACACCAAAGATACCATAACCACCTAGGCCTGAAGTGATCGTTTCAGCAATCTGTTTCGCTTTCTTTACACTTTCATCGGTCATTTTTTGTGGCATCCATGATTCCACATAATCACCGTTTACCTGTTTGTGCCCTATCGGAGATAGAAAGCTCGTTCCTGCCTTATGCCGAATCGTAAGTAAGGTGATTTCGAAATCAAAGGAAATGAATTCTTCTATGATCATCCTGCCTTTACCTGCTCTTCCACCTGTTTGCCCGTAATTCCAAGCAGTCTCAATTTCTGATTCGGTTCGGATAAGACTTTGGCCTTTGCCTGATGAACTCATGATTGGTTTTACGACACAAGGAAGTCCAATTTCTTTGACCCCCGAAGTAAACTCTTCTAGATTGTCTGCAAATCGATATTGTGAGGTGGGAAGTCCTAATTCCTTAGAAGCAAAATTCCGAATCCCTTCTCGGTTCATTGTCAAATTGACTGCATTGGCACTGGGAATTATACGAAAGCCCTCTCCCTCCAAACGCAATAGTGTTGCTGTATGGATGGCTTCAATTTCTGGAACAATAAAATCTGGTTTCAAATCCTTGATACAAGCTTCAAGTTCTGCAGGATTTAACATATCAATGACCCGACTCTCTTGGGAGACAAGCATCGCAGGCGCGTTCGGATAGCGGTCAACAGCAATAACGTGCACGCCAAGTCTCTGCGCTTCAATGGCAACTTCCTTACCCAACTCTCCAGAACCAAGGAGTAATAATTTTAATGCAGTGCTTGAATGCGGTGTACCAATTTGAATCATGAGGCTATAAAAAAAAATGTTCTGAAAATAAAAAGAAAATTATGAGAGGAGTAAAATAATAAAAGAGACAAATTTGATTTGAGAAAACAATCTGGATCTGCTATGAAAACTGCTTTGGTTTTAGGTGCAAGTTCTGATATCGCCAAACACATCGTATATGAATTGCAAAAAAAACATATAAACTTACAACTTACAGGAACAAATCTCCAAGTTTTGGAACAAACTTTCTCAGGTTTAGTAGCTAGCGAAGCACAAAAAATTCAATTTTTTAGCTTGGACATCCGAAACAAAAATCAATTCATTCGTTTTTTAGAACAACTTGATCCCTTCCCCGATGTTGTCTATTCCGCCATTGGGTATTACAAAGACCAGATGGACTTGCGATATTCCTTACAAGAACTCTCGGACACCATCGAAATTAATTTTTCAGGGCTTGTGGCATTGCTTAGCCTAATCGCAAATCGAATGGAGGAGAGAAAATTTGGTCAAATTGTGGTCCTAAGTTCTGTGGCTGGTGAGAGAGGTAGACAATTAAACTATGGTTACGGAAGTACAAAAGCCGCGCTGACCGTATTTTTATCAGGCCTTCGGAATCGACTCCATAAAGCTAATGTTCAGATAACGACCGTTTTACTAGGGCCAGTGTACACAAAAATGTCTAAGGGGCATAAACTCTTCCCTATTATCACTTTGCAAGCTCCGATCGCAGCAAAAAAGATTGTGGAGGCGGGTGAAAAATATAAAGACGAGGTGTATATCCATTGGATTTGGCGTTGGATCATGTTGCTCATCAAAATCATTCCGGAAGGCATCTTCAAAAGATTGCCTCCCTTTTGAAGCCATTTCTCTATCTGTCTATTTTCCTGGGCAAGGGATATGTGTTACTTCATTGCCTTTCACAATTCCTAATCCCTTGATATTTTTATGTACCACATTGTCTTCGCAACAATTCTTTCCATCTTCCGCACGAGATGTACACAAATCGAAAGCCTCTTGCGGACTAGATGCATTCACATTCAATTTACAGGTTGTACCGGTCGACTTAGGAATCTGCGGCGGCCAATTGTCTTTGATCCTCCCACAATTGTAAGTATCAGCAGTCAGGGAATTGGCTGAAAAAACAAAAGCCAAAAGGAAGGTAATTCCTAACATTACTAGTTTCATTGATCTCTCCTTAAGAAGGAGTCATATCATAAAAAATGATCGCGATAGTGGCAACCAAAAAAAAGAGAGAGAACAGAATGTTCTCGGATGAAAGTGGGAGGTAGACTAAACCTGTGCGTCGATTTCTTTAAAAATGGCCTCCATTTGGTCTTTGATTTTGATCGAAATTCTCTTTAACCAGGAATAACTTTCAGTCAACTCCTTCATTTTATTCTCAAGTTCTAATCCAGATTTTTTAATTTCATCTAAATGAAAGTTTACCTGAACGATTAAACCATATACTTCTCCCGAGACATCTTTCACTATATGGGAAATCGAGTTTAAAACCTTAGTTTTCTCTTGGACAGAGAATCCGCGCGATTTTAATTCTGAGATCGTTTGCACTACCTCTGCAATGGTCCCATGTGTTGCCTGAACTCCATCAAAAATTTCTGAAAACGCTTCGCCTGCTTCCTTACTCAATTGATGGGCATCATCTGTTAATTGGACACTTTGATTTAGGAGTCCTTTGATTTCATTTGCGTTCAAGGATGTTTGTATCGCTAAAGTTCGCATTTCATCAGCGATTACCGCAAAACCTTTGCCTTTATCACCTAAATGGGCAGACTCTATAGCGGCATTGATAGAAAGTAAATTTGTTTTTTTGGTCACCTCATTGATGAAATCAGTCAATTTTAACATACCCACTGTCGAATCTGCTAAGGTAGCAAGAATGTCCGTTGATTTTGTGACTTTTGATTTTCCTTCTGCCGTTTGCGAGACCATATTCTCAAATGTCCTTCCCCGGAGTTGAATCTCTTCTATGACTATGGTCACAATTTCAAGCATCGTTTCGATATCGAGAGATGTGCTCTTAACAGAATCCAAAAACAATACTTCATCTTCCGCAAGTGTCGCTACGACTTTATAAATCTCTTCTACCTGAGTATAAACCCCACCTAACTCTTCATTTAATGATTCTAAATGCTGATAGGTCGCGTCTATTTTTGTCTGGATTTGTTGAAAATTATCTTCCAAGTACTCCAAAAAATCAGGAAGGTCAATCCCACGGAGCGAAAGATCTAACAAAGGATGGAATATAACTTGCATTTTCTTAGCATTTTTCCTTTGTTTCCAAAGAATGAATGCCCAATAAATAAAAAGAAGGACTAGATACAAACTTCCTAAAATGACGGATGTTAATTGATTTCCGGGAGAGTTATAAAGGAATAGAAAACCACAAATGCCAATGGATTGACAGGCAATGAGAAATAAATTCTCTAATGATTTGAAAAAAAATGTAGACCAGTCTTTCAATGGATTCTCTTGGCCAAGAGTATTCAAAAAATATAAAATTGTCAAGATAGATTGGTGAATTTTGCAGAATCCGTCACAATCTCAAAGAGAAGGCAAAAATGAAGAAATCTTCTTTGGCGGATGTCTTGGCATCACGGTAGGGAAAAATAGAGTCCATAGATCTTCGGTAAACGTATTCAAAACGAAGTAGCGCTGGCTCAAAACTCAAAATATCGAATGTGGTTGTATAGCCATATGCGATAAACCCATTCGGTGAATTTGAAACTGCTAACACCTGCTTAGGATCATAGAATCGTTCCACTCGAAAACTGAGTCGATAATCCGAAGAGATTTTATAGCTGAGCCAAAGAGTCCCATGGTACCATTGTCTAAAAGCTAAACTTCTCTCCTCCCTTGTCTCAGAAAGACTTGGATCATAGGCTCTCCACCAGGGCTCATAGGCAAATCTCTCTCCTGCTCTCTGGGCACCAATGTCTGCTTGCAAAGCGATAAGCCAATGTTCTGAAATGTGCCATTCCAAAATTGTATTATTATACAAGCGAATCTGTTTTCTTTCTGTGTTAGGTGCTTCATTCCCAACGAATTGATTCAAAGTTAGGGTTACGTTTGGAAATATTTTAAATAAGATTTGACTTCCGAACGCCTTATCTTTATTTGTTTCTGTAATATTTTGCCAACCATTCAATATTTGAAGTTGCCCACTCCATTTTTGATTAAACCGATGACTAAGTCGTATCCCAGATGAATAGTATGGCACATAATCTAGAGCAAAGGCTCTCGTATAATTTATGTTATTTTGTGAAATCCAGGATTCATATCCAATATTTCCAAAAAACACACCCATATCGAGCCATGTTTCTTTACCCACTTTAACTCCAGCGAAGGCCTCCTGAATATTTCTCGTGGAAAGTTGATTTGAATATCGATCCGAATTTACTTCAGAGGCAGTATTCGCAACTACGGACGTACCCCAGTGCAGAGCTAGTCGACCACGATATTTTTCTTCTTCTAATTTGGCTTCAACATGTGCCATATTGACATTAAATTCTTGGTTTCGCACCGCTTGTGTCGTAAACTCTCTTTCTTTCACAACTGGACGATTCAAATTTTGTAGATAGTATGTGTCTATATATGCTCCAAATTTCAAACTAGATGGACTAATTGAATTTTCTTTTTTAGCCTCTGTTTGCATTTTATTCTCCTCCGTTTCGGCAAAAACTAAACTCGGAGTTGTCATTGAAGAAAATAAAATCAAAAACACCAATATTCTGACAAGGGTAGCCTTACGGTTTTCTATACTTTTTAAAGTTTCATCGAACATGATTTTATACTAACACATCTGGATATAAAATCGATTAACCTATGTCTTAATAATTTTGGATTTATATTAGAATTTTATTAAGTGTGAAGTTTTGATATTTTAGGTATTTGCATTGACTACTTATCATACCACTTATAGCCAATCCCTGGCTCCGTTAATAAGCGAGTGGGAAAACTAGGATCATTTTCAATTTTTTTTCTAATTTGATTGATATGAACACGTAAAGAATTAAGTTCATTTTGTGCGGAATCTCCCCATACTTTCTTGATCAATTCTTCGTTGGTGATCACTTTACCAGCATTTTGAAGTAATACTCCGAGTATTTGAAATTCAATTGGTGTAAGCCGTGTTGTTTTACCTAAACGCAATACCAAATTTTTAGTTAAATCTATTTCTAAATCAGAATCTTTCCAACCTGAGATAATTTCCTCTGACGGAATTCGTCTAAGTGCTGTTCGTATTCTTGCGAGCAATTCACCCATACTAAAGGGTTTTACAATATAGTCATCTGCGCCTGCATCCAATAACTCGATTTTACTTTGTTCTGAATCAATCACGGAAAGTACTATGATGGGAGTTATCACCATACTTCGGATTTCTTTGACAACCTCCAATCCAGATCCATCAGGTAGCTGTAAATCTAACAAAATAAGACGTGGAGAGTGTAAAACTGCTTTTTCAATGGCATCCTTTTTATTAAGTGCCTCAATCGTCGTATATCCCTTAGCTTCGAGAGCGATTCTTAGCATTTTACGAATCGCAAGTTCATCATCAACTATGAGAATGTAATCTTTTGGTAACATGTAGATTTATCCAGAATTTAGCTTAGGATTGGAATTTCTATTGTAAATCTAGCTCCTTTAATTTCAGAGTTTTCTGCCTTCACAAGGCCGCCATGCAACTCAACAATTGATTTTGTAATTGCAAGTCCCAGTCCTGTTCCGATTTTACCCGTTGCATTTCCACGAAAGAATTTCTGGAATACTAGGCTAGGAGTTTCAGGCAGACCCTCCCCGTCATCTTCCACGATTAAAAAAAGTTGATTCAACTTTTTTTGCAGTATGATGCGAATCTCTGTTCCCTTTTTTGTATAAAGACAAGCATTGTATAAAAGATTAAATAAAGCATGGGCAAACAATACTCTATCGACTGAAATTGTAGGAAGAGCTTCCTCCATTAAAATTTGAATCGGATGCTCATCTTTACTCCTTCCCAGGTAAGAAATCGCATCCTGTACAATTTCCTTGGGATGGACTAGATCTTTTTTTAATTTTAAATGACCACTTTCAATACGACTGATATCTAGTAAATTTCCGAGCAGTAGATTCAGAACGAGTGCACTTTCTTGGATCTCTTCTAATAATGCTTTCTTTGCTGAGGGAATCTTGTCAATTTCCGGATCTAAGAGCGCGCTGACAGATCCACGAATGGATGTTAGGGGAGTTTTTAATTCATGAGATAAGGAACTAAAAAGCAAATTGTACATACGCTCCGATTCTTGAATTAAGAAATTCTTTTTTGCCTCCTCAGACAGAATATCTCTTTCTAGAGCCAAGGCTATTTGATTTGCAATTGTATTCATCAAAACTTCTTGTTCTAAAGTTGGTTCTTTATTTGATTCAATTTGAATTACCCCCGCAGTTCCGCCTGGTGAGAGAAGAGGATAGAACGTGAAACTAGACAGAGATAGTGTATCGGTGAACTTTCCTGCAGGTTTTTTGTTTTGAAATGCTAACGTAGCAACCGCAAGTTCTTTAGAGTCTTCTATATCTGGATAAAATGAGTGGTTTTGGTAGAGATGAAGTCGCACGGGAAAAGGAAAGGCTCGGGCAAAGAAACGTCGTCCTATAGGTAAGATTCTCTCTGATTTAGAAGTTTGTGATAATTCCCTTGTTAGCTCATATAACAGAGATAATCGTTCTTCTCTTGTTTTTAAAATGGTTTCATTCTTTCTTAACTTGGCAGTCATACTACCATTGATGAGCGCAATCAAAAAAAAGATTACGAACATTAAAGCATCTTCAAGTCGTTCTATGAGAAATGTATAAACAGGAGGTATGAATAAAAAATTCCAAAAAATTGCAGACAAAGAAGCCGCAAAAAGAACTGGTCCTCTACTGACAAAGGCACCCAGAAAAGCCACATAAAAAAGATAGATGATAGAAACCGTCCAGTAACCAGTGAATGGCTCTAAAAATAAATTGAACACCGTGACTAGTGAGGTTGCTAAAAATGTCTGAACATAGGTGCGCAAGTTCGAAGATGGTATCAGTTTAGCCAAACCATCTCTTAAAGTCTGGGAGTGGACATTCTCTAAAGGTGTAGGTAATATTGTTACCTCAACTCCTTCGGCCAATGCAACAATTCTTTCCGGAATGGAACGTTTCCAAAATGAATAGATGTTCTTTTTTCCTGAACCTCCAATTACCAATCTTTGAATCCTTTTCTCTTTCACGATGGATAAGATACCCAGCACAGGATCTGCATGATAAGAGTGAATTACTTCTGCACCTAACTCTTTTGCCAATCGCAAATGAGCTCGAATGAGATCATTCATCTCAGCTGAGTGATGAGTGTCGGTATTTTCTGAAAACATAGCAAATAATTCAGAATTTCTCTCGAGCGATAATTTTTTTGCATATCTTAGAATATTCTTTGAATGTGGACTTGCCGATATAGCAACAAGTACACGTTCTTTGCCATGCGGCATACGATGTTCTACATACCTAGCTGTATAATTTAGAGATAATTCTCTTAAGTATGTTAAATTTTCTTTTTTAAAAAAATTCTCTTTTGCCTTTTCAATTTTTTCCGAAAAATAAACCTTTCCTTCGTTTAACCTTTGGAGCAATTCATCAGGAATAATATCTATTAAAATCAATTCATCTGCACGTTCCAATATTACGTCAGGAATAGTTTCTTTGACAGGGCTTCTCAGGATACGCTCCACAGAATCGACTTGACTTTCCAAATGTTGTACGTTGACAGTGGATAAAACATTGATACCTG from the Leptospira ryugenii genome contains:
- a CDS encoding ATP-binding protein — its product is MSDRTPEDFLNLANQEEAKSKASLKVFFGMSPGVGKTYSMLNEAHRLLKDGFDVQIGVIETHGRLDTMKLAEGIPQIPLKQINYKGKTWLEMDIEEVIRRNPHTVLVDELAHTNIPGSIHSKRYLDVFMLLDAGINVLSTVNVQHLESQVDSVERILRSPVKETIPDVILERADELILIDIIPDELLQRLNEGKVYFSEKIEKAKENFFKKENLTYLRELSLNYTARYVEHRMPHGKERVLVAISASPHSKNILRYAKKLSLERNSELFAMFSENTDTHHSAEMNDLIRAHLRLAKELGAEVIHSYHADPVLGILSIVKEKRIQRLVIGGSGKKNIYSFWKRSIPERIVALAEGVEVTILPTPLENVHSQTLRDGLAKLIPSSNLRTYVQTFLATSLVTVFNLFLEPFTGYWTVSIIYLFYVAFLGAFVSRGPVLFAASLSAIFWNFLFIPPVYTFLIERLEDALMFVIFFLIALINGSMTAKLRKNETILKTREERLSLLYELTRELSQTSKSERILPIGRRFFARAFPFPVRLHLYQNHSFYPDIEDSKELAVATLAFQNKKPAGKFTDTLSLSSFTFYPLLSPGGTAGVIQIESNKEPTLEQEVLMNTIANQIALALERDILSEEAKKNFLIQESERMYNLLFSSLSHELKTPLTSIRGSVSALLDPEIDKIPSAKKALLEEIQESALVLNLLLGNLLDISRIESGHLKLKKDLVHPKEIVQDAISYLGRSKDEHPIQILMEEALPTISVDRVLFAHALFNLLYNACLYTKKGTEIRIILQKKLNQLFLIVEDDGEGLPETPSLVFQKFFRGNATGKIGTGLGLAITKSIVELHGGLVKAENSEIKGARFTIEIPILS